One stretch of Rosistilla oblonga DNA includes these proteins:
- a CDS encoding aldo/keto reductase, with protein sequence MQRQLFGKTGLRIPPVVFGSTSLGNLFAEVPDEAKQQVVAEWFRRVEAPVFIDSAGKYGAGMSLEIIGRELSRLNIDPADVVISNKLAWTRQPLVGDEPTFEPGAWFGLTHDARQEISYEGILRCYHQGNELLGDYQAGLVSVHDPDEYLAAATDPADHKQRWHDIEEAYRALGELRSEGKVLGVGVGAKDWTSIRDVCDRVDLDWVMLANSLTIMKHPPELLAFIEQLDEAGVGILNAAVFNAGFALGGKFYDYRVVTGESAEDRELLDWRQRFQTACQRFDVAPAAACLEFARSVPGIQAVAISSSSPHNIARTVAAVDGAAPPSFWSHLKEMHVIDPSFPFLG encoded by the coding sequence ATGCAACGACAGCTGTTTGGCAAAACCGGCTTGCGAATTCCGCCGGTCGTATTCGGTTCGACCAGCTTGGGGAATCTGTTTGCCGAGGTTCCCGACGAAGCGAAGCAGCAGGTGGTTGCGGAGTGGTTTCGCCGCGTCGAAGCCCCTGTCTTTATCGACTCCGCCGGCAAGTACGGCGCTGGGATGTCGTTGGAGATCATCGGTCGCGAGCTGTCGCGGCTGAACATCGATCCCGCCGACGTGGTGATCAGCAACAAGCTTGCTTGGACTCGCCAGCCATTGGTTGGCGATGAGCCTACGTTTGAACCGGGTGCTTGGTTTGGGCTGACGCACGACGCGCGTCAGGAGATCAGTTACGAGGGGATCCTTCGCTGTTATCACCAAGGGAACGAACTGCTTGGCGATTACCAAGCCGGTCTGGTTTCGGTCCACGATCCCGATGAGTACCTGGCTGCGGCAACCGATCCCGCCGATCACAAGCAGCGTTGGCACGACATCGAAGAGGCTTATCGAGCGCTGGGCGAGCTGCGCAGCGAAGGGAAGGTCTTGGGCGTTGGCGTGGGAGCCAAGGATTGGACTTCGATCCGCGACGTCTGCGATCGCGTCGATCTCGACTGGGTGATGTTGGCCAATTCGCTGACGATCATGAAACATCCGCCGGAGCTGCTGGCGTTTATCGAACAGTTGGATGAAGCCGGAGTCGGGATCTTAAACGCCGCGGTCTTTAACGCCGGCTTCGCGCTCGGCGGCAAGTTCTACGACTACCGCGTCGTCACCGGCGAATCGGCCGAGGATCGCGAGCTACTCGATTGGCGGCAGCGATTCCAGACTGCGTGCCAGCGGTTCGACGTCGCGCCGGCGGCTGCCTGCCTGGAGTTTGCTCGCAGCGTGCCAGGAATCCAAGCTGTCGCGATCAGCAGTTCCAGTCCGCACAACATTGCACGAACCGTTGCGGCGGTCGACGGCGCGGCGCCACCAAGCTTCTGGTCGCATCTGAAAGAGATGCACGTGATCGATCCGTCGTTCCCGTTCTTGGGATAG
- a CDS encoding PmoA family protein codes for MTLTTRSLLSSLLAAWCLLASPIAAADLQVKETNAAIEIASDGKSVLVYNKQSPPVPDGIDPIYHRSGFLHPVASPAGNVVTAAFPADHPHQQGVFSAWVRTNYDGREIDFWNLAGGVGRVSHERVVKTFTENESAGFEVDLIHHTVAEPKVDILRERWRITVQPTDGSYRCFDLQTTQEALTDKPLTVEKYHYGGVATRGPARWSLPSGKKAAAKASDADNNKPSEPISEIVDEHGHDRIAGNHHPTRWVTLSGTEGDDLVCITMLGHADNFRAPQPARLHPSMPYFCFAPCVTGEFQIAKDQPYEASFRFLVTDGKPDPAWIEQQWQAWCGDKAQ; via the coding sequence ATGACATTGACGACACGATCGCTACTTTCAAGCCTGCTTGCGGCCTGGTGTTTACTGGCATCCCCAATCGCCGCCGCCGACCTGCAAGTGAAGGAGACCAACGCGGCGATCGAGATCGCCAGCGACGGCAAGTCGGTGTTGGTCTATAACAAGCAATCGCCGCCGGTCCCCGACGGAATCGATCCGATCTATCACCGCAGCGGATTCCTGCATCCTGTCGCTTCGCCGGCCGGAAACGTCGTCACGGCAGCGTTTCCAGCGGACCATCCGCACCAACAGGGAGTCTTCAGCGCGTGGGTGAGGACCAACTACGACGGACGCGAGATCGACTTCTGGAATCTTGCCGGAGGCGTCGGACGCGTGTCGCATGAACGCGTCGTCAAGACGTTTACCGAAAACGAATCGGCAGGGTTCGAGGTCGATCTGATTCACCATACGGTCGCCGAACCGAAGGTCGATATACTGCGTGAGCGCTGGCGAATCACGGTCCAACCGACCGACGGATCCTACCGCTGCTTCGATCTACAAACGACTCAGGAAGCACTAACCGACAAGCCGTTGACAGTCGAAAAGTATCATTACGGCGGCGTTGCGACGCGCGGCCCCGCTCGCTGGAGCCTGCCGTCGGGAAAGAAAGCTGCGGCAAAAGCAAGCGACGCCGACAACAATAAACCAAGCGAACCGATCAGCGAGATCGTCGACGAGCACGGCCACGACCGGATCGCCGGGAACCATCATCCGACGCGATGGGTGACGCTTTCGGGAACCGAAGGGGACGATTTGGTCTGCATCACGATGCTTGGACACGCCGATAACTTCCGAGCCCCGCAGCCGGCGCGGCTCCATCCCAGCATGCCCTACTTCTGCTTTGCACCTTGCGTGACGGGGGAGTTTCAGATCGCCAAAGACCAGCCCTACGAAGCGAGCTTTCGATTCCTGGTCACCGATGGAAAGCCCGATCCGGCGTGGATTGAACAGCAATGGCAAGCGTGGTGCGGCGACAAAGCCCAATAG